Proteins from a genomic interval of Neodiprion lecontei isolate iyNeoLeco1 chromosome 2, iyNeoLeco1.1, whole genome shotgun sequence:
- the LOC107223360 gene encoding uncharacterized protein LOC107223360 isoform X2, with product MERMIALSSQNPLSMLVKFGMMAWNNTCGMENCSGHGECHNGTCLCEIQFDGTECHVPNFSYYIAFATIFFILAFVCLVQLVMCIVAEWQRMKAPSFLRACRVTTQKVLYFVVFLAAMIRGAYFTSPTTFNEGWSRSLLSAYYPLLLSGSSLIVCFWAEVFHLRDKHWEKPQFLSKSFLGFVIFNIITYSLLLAEFVTAQMYTQVDQGFYMHIFNGCYAVLLFIVVIFFLIYGVEVFFKVRGGFLNEHHGISIVTNSRTPEDPRFAEGDPVTAKLFEPIPTTSTDDVNIEQQVNTSQLHQSRFGLLSQAFMLFIVVGFLFSETLSELWKTKVPLYSRNWHDIVFRIIEVGVALWFPCVLWNCMSPEQLWILNPKRILKKLDLEQSKPVKEIELQENRKLEKTDVDGRSIGGKDCWICYDSERQDAGQLIQPCQCRGDVSAVHHDCLRRWLVESSMDADSLACKVCGTKYNVERASKLHWQNGWTLHEWLHSFAILSVMVASSYGVWLLIQLVEGPIIRMLAAGTSLLVIYVCIRFLGLNTVIAYQRAKISSLKINGADNNSQVTTISLHISADVQKPETVSI from the exons ATTCAGTTTGATGGGACAGAATGCCACGTGCCAAACTTCAGCTACTACATAGCATTCGCtacaattttcttcattctggCATTTGTTTGTTTGGTGCAACTTGTCATGTGCATTGTTGCTGAATGGCAACGCATGAAGGCACCTTCGTTTCTACGTGCTTGTAGAGTTACTACGCAGAAGGTTTTGTACTTTGTCGTGTTTCTGGCAGCAATGATTCGTGGCGCCTATTTCACATCTCCG ACCACATTTAACGAAGGATGGTCACGGAGTCTCTTATCTGCTTATTACCCACTGCTTCTCAGTGGTTCTTCACTGATCGTTTGTTTTTGGGCAGAAGTATTTCATCTTCGGGACAAGCATTGGGAAAAGCCacaatttttgtcaaaatcatTTCTGGGATTTGTCATCTTCAACATAATCACTTACTCTCTTTTATTAGCTGAGTTTGTGACTGCACAAATGTACACACAAGTTGATCAG GGTTTTTATATGCACATCTTCAACGGCTGCTATGCCGTTCTGCTCTTCATTGTTGTCATCTTCTTTCTTATTTATGGCGTTGAGGTGTTTTTCAAG GTTCGTGGTGGATTTCTGAACGAACACCATGGTATCTCGATTGTGACCAATAGTCGTACACCGGAAGATCCACGATTTGCAGAGGGAGATCCAGTAACAGCCAAGTTATTCGAACCGATTCCAACTACATCGACCGACGATGTCAATATTGAGCAGCAAGTGAACACTTCTCAACTGCATCAGTCTAGATTTGGTTTACTGTCACAGGCGTTTATGCTTTTCATTGTTGTCGGATTTTTGTTCAGTGAAACGCTCAGTGAACTTTGGAAAACAAA AGTTCCATTGTATAGCAGAAATTGGCATGATATTGTTTTCCGAATTATTGAGGTCGGTGTTGCACTATGGTTTCCATGTGTATTATGGAACTGCATGAG TCCAGAACAGTTGTGGATACTCAATCCTAAGCGcatactgaaaaaattagatttaGAACAGTCCAAGCCTGTGAAGGAAATtgaattgcaagaaaatagaaaactcGAGAAAACTGATGTAGATGGCAGGTCAATTGGAGGAAAAGACTGTTGGATTTGTTATGACAGTGAGAGGCAAGACGCTGGTCAATTAATACAGCCTTGTCAATGTAGAGGAGACGTAAGCGCTGTCCACCATGACTGTTTGCGACGTTGGCTGGTTGAG AGTTCCATGGATGCAGACAGTCTTGCTTGTAAAGTTTGCGGGACAAAATACAACGTCGAGAGAGCCAGTAAGTTGCATTGGCAGAACGGCTGGACATTACATGAATGGCTCCATTCTTTCGCCATTCTAAGTGTCATGGTTGCCTCATCTTATGGTGTGTGGTTGCTAATTCAACTTGTCGAAGGGCCAATAATTAGAATGCTTGCAGCCGGTACATCTTTATTAGTCATATACGTTTGTATTAG GTTTTTGGGATTAAATACCGTGATTGCATATCAGCGTGCCAAAATATCATCTTTAAAGATTAACGGTGCAGACAATAATTCCCAAGTAACCACAATTAGTTTACACATATCTGCAGACGTACAGAAACCAGAAACTGTTAGTATTTAA
- the LOC107223215 gene encoding serine/threonine-protein phosphatase 2A 65 kDa regulatory subunit A alpha isoform isoform X3, translated as MAASDSTTDDSLYPIAVLIDELKNEDVQLRLNSIKKLSTIALALGVERTRSELIPFLTETIYDEDEVLLALAEQLGTFTPLVGGPEFVHCLLPPLESLATVEETVVRDKAVESLRNIASQHSPADLEAYFVRLVQRLAAGDWFTSRTSACGLFSVCYTRVSPAIKAELRNHFRNLCQDDTPMVRRSAASKLGEFAKVVEVEYLKSDLIPMFVILAQDEQDSVRLLAVEACVSIATLLQQEDVEQLVMPTLRRCTGDTSWRVRYMVADKFTDLQKAVGQEITKTDLVPAFQALLKDTEAEVRAAAANKVRDFCQNLDQFNQESIIMTNVLPYVKELVADPNQHVKSALASVIMGLSPILGKHNTIEHLLPLFLSQLKDECPEVRLNIISNLDCVNEVIGIQQLSQSLLPAIVELAEDSKWRVRLAIIEYMPLLAGQLGVEFFDEKLNSLCMTWLVDHVYAIREAATLNLKKLVEKFGPEWAQNTVIPKVLAMSRDQNYLHRMTCLFCINVLAEVCGPDITTKVMLPTVLAMANDNVANVRFNVAKTLQRIGPYLEASAVQTQVKPVLDKLNTDSDVDVKYFASEAIAGIAG; from the exons ATGGCAGCAAGCGACTCTACCACCGACGACAGCCTCTACCCAATTGCTGTTTTGAtcgatgaattgaaaaatgaagatgTTCAG CTACGTTTGAACTCGATCAAGAAATTGTCTACCATTGCTCTTGCGTTGGGTGTTGAGCGCACACGCAGTGAGCTAATACCATTTTTAACTGAAACAATCTATGATGAGGATGAAGTGCTCTTAGCCCTTGCTGAACAGCTGGGAACATTCACTCCTCTTGTAGGAGGTCCGGAATTCGTTCACTGTCTTTTG CCTCCGCTAGAATCACTAGCAACGGTAGAAGAGACAGTTGTGCGTGACAAAGCGGTTGAATCGCTGCGCAATATCGCAAGCCAGCACAGTCCCGCAGATTTAGAAGCTTACTTTGTCCGCTTGGTACAACGTCTTGCAGCTGGAGACTGGTTCACATCACGAACATCTGCATGTGGCCTTTTCAGCGTCTGCTACACTCGCGTCAGTCCAGCAATCAAAG cgGAACTGCGAAATCACTTCCGCAATCTGTGCCAAGATGATACCCCGATGGTCAGACGATCAGCGGCTTCCAAACTGGGTGAATTTGCCAAAGTCGTTGAGGTTGAGTACTTGAAATCAGACTTGATCCCTATGTTCGTCATCCTCGCCCAAGATGAACAG GACTCGGTACGTTTACTGGCAGTCGAAGCTTGTGTTAGCATCGCTACCCTATTACAACAAGAGGACGTAGAGCAATTGGTTATGCCAACGCTTCGCCGTTGCACAGGCGACACATCGTGGAGGGTACGGTACATGGTTGCAGATAAATTCACGGAT CTTCAAAAAGCAGTTGGCCAGGAGATCACAAAGACGGATCTAGTTCCAGCATTCCAAGCACTGCTCAAAGATACCGAGGCAGAAGTTAGAGCTGCTGCTGCGAACAAAGTTCGCGACTTTTGCCAGAACCTGGACCAGTTTAATCAAGAATCGATCATCATGACGAATGTCTTACCATATGTAAAGGAATTGGTCGCCGATCCCAATCAACATGTCAAATCCGCTCTGGCCAGCGTCATTATGGGTTTAAGCCCTATTCTTGGAAAGCAcaa cACGATTGAGCATCTTTTGCCATTATTCTTGTCACAATTAAAAGATGAATGTCCTGAAGTTCGTCTAAATATCATCAGTAATTTGGATTGCGTGAATGAAGTGATTGGTATTCAGCAACTTTCCCAATCTTTGTTACCGGCAATAGTTGAATTGGCAGAAGATTCGAAGTGGCGAGTGCGCCTAGCAATCATCGA ATACATGCCTTTATTAGCTGGACAGCTGGGTGTTGAGTTTTTTGATGAGAAACTAAATTCACTCTGTATGACCTGGCTAGTGGATCACGTGTACGCAATTCGCGAAGCGGCCActctaaatttgaaaaaactagTCGAGAAATTTGGACCTGAATGGGCTCAGAACACTGTAATCCCCAAAGTTTTGGCTATGTCGAGAGATCAAAATTACCTCCACAGGATGACTTGCCTGTTTTGCATCAAT GTATTAGCAGAAGTGTGTGGTCCTGACATAACGACAAAAGTCATGTTACCCACAGTACTGGCGATGGCTAATGATAATGTAGCCAATGTGAGATTTAACGTCGCTAAAACTCTACAGCGTATCGGGCCTTACCTAGAAGCAAGCGCGGTACAGACCCAAGTTAAACCAGTTCTCGACAAATTGAACACAGATAGCGATGTGGATGTTAAGTATTTTGCCTCTGAAGCTATTGCTGGTATTGCAG GTTGA
- the LOC107223215 gene encoding serine/threonine-protein phosphatase 2A 65 kDa regulatory subunit A alpha isoform isoform X1, whose product MAASDSTTDDSLYPIAVLIDELKNEDVQLRLNSIKKLSTIALALGVERTRSELIPFLTETIYDEDEVLLALAEQLGTFTPLVGGPEFVHCLLPPLESLATVEETVVRDKAVESLRNIASQHSPADLEAYFVRLVQRLAAGDWFTSRTSACGLFSVCYTRVSPAIKAELRNHFRNLCQDDTPMVRRSAASKLGEFAKVVEVEYLKSDLIPMFVILAQDEQASSDSVRLLAVEACVSIATLLQQEDVEQLVMPTLRRCTGDTSWRVRYMVADKFTDLQKAVGQEITKTDLVPAFQALLKDTEAEVRAAAANKVRDFCQNLDQFNQESIIMTNVLPYVKELVADPNQHVKSALASVIMGLSPILGKHNTIEHLLPLFLSQLKDECPEVRLNIISNLDCVNEVIGIQQLSQSLLPAIVELAEDSKWRVRLAIIEYMPLLAGQLGVEFFDEKLNSLCMTWLVDHVYAIREAATLNLKKLVEKFGPEWAQNTVIPKVLAMSRDQNYLHRMTCLFCINVLAEVCGPDITTKVMLPTVLAMANDNVANVRFNVAKTLQRIGPYLEASAVQTQVKPVLDKLNTDSDVDVKYFASEAIAGIAG is encoded by the exons ATGGCAGCAAGCGACTCTACCACCGACGACAGCCTCTACCCAATTGCTGTTTTGAtcgatgaattgaaaaatgaagatgTTCAG CTACGTTTGAACTCGATCAAGAAATTGTCTACCATTGCTCTTGCGTTGGGTGTTGAGCGCACACGCAGTGAGCTAATACCATTTTTAACTGAAACAATCTATGATGAGGATGAAGTGCTCTTAGCCCTTGCTGAACAGCTGGGAACATTCACTCCTCTTGTAGGAGGTCCGGAATTCGTTCACTGTCTTTTG CCTCCGCTAGAATCACTAGCAACGGTAGAAGAGACAGTTGTGCGTGACAAAGCGGTTGAATCGCTGCGCAATATCGCAAGCCAGCACAGTCCCGCAGATTTAGAAGCTTACTTTGTCCGCTTGGTACAACGTCTTGCAGCTGGAGACTGGTTCACATCACGAACATCTGCATGTGGCCTTTTCAGCGTCTGCTACACTCGCGTCAGTCCAGCAATCAAAG cgGAACTGCGAAATCACTTCCGCAATCTGTGCCAAGATGATACCCCGATGGTCAGACGATCAGCGGCTTCCAAACTGGGTGAATTTGCCAAAGTCGTTGAGGTTGAGTACTTGAAATCAGACTTGATCCCTATGTTCGTCATCCTCGCCCAAGATGAACAGGCAAGTTCG GACTCGGTACGTTTACTGGCAGTCGAAGCTTGTGTTAGCATCGCTACCCTATTACAACAAGAGGACGTAGAGCAATTGGTTATGCCAACGCTTCGCCGTTGCACAGGCGACACATCGTGGAGGGTACGGTACATGGTTGCAGATAAATTCACGGAT CTTCAAAAAGCAGTTGGCCAGGAGATCACAAAGACGGATCTAGTTCCAGCATTCCAAGCACTGCTCAAAGATACCGAGGCAGAAGTTAGAGCTGCTGCTGCGAACAAAGTTCGCGACTTTTGCCAGAACCTGGACCAGTTTAATCAAGAATCGATCATCATGACGAATGTCTTACCATATGTAAAGGAATTGGTCGCCGATCCCAATCAACATGTCAAATCCGCTCTGGCCAGCGTCATTATGGGTTTAAGCCCTATTCTTGGAAAGCAcaa cACGATTGAGCATCTTTTGCCATTATTCTTGTCACAATTAAAAGATGAATGTCCTGAAGTTCGTCTAAATATCATCAGTAATTTGGATTGCGTGAATGAAGTGATTGGTATTCAGCAACTTTCCCAATCTTTGTTACCGGCAATAGTTGAATTGGCAGAAGATTCGAAGTGGCGAGTGCGCCTAGCAATCATCGA ATACATGCCTTTATTAGCTGGACAGCTGGGTGTTGAGTTTTTTGATGAGAAACTAAATTCACTCTGTATGACCTGGCTAGTGGATCACGTGTACGCAATTCGCGAAGCGGCCActctaaatttgaaaaaactagTCGAGAAATTTGGACCTGAATGGGCTCAGAACACTGTAATCCCCAAAGTTTTGGCTATGTCGAGAGATCAAAATTACCTCCACAGGATGACTTGCCTGTTTTGCATCAAT GTATTAGCAGAAGTGTGTGGTCCTGACATAACGACAAAAGTCATGTTACCCACAGTACTGGCGATGGCTAATGATAATGTAGCCAATGTGAGATTTAACGTCGCTAAAACTCTACAGCGTATCGGGCCTTACCTAGAAGCAAGCGCGGTACAGACCCAAGTTAAACCAGTTCTCGACAAATTGAACACAGATAGCGATGTGGATGTTAAGTATTTTGCCTCTGAAGCTATTGCTGGTATTGCAG GTTGA
- the LOC107223215 gene encoding serine/threonine-protein phosphatase 2A 65 kDa regulatory subunit A alpha isoform isoform X2, protein MAASDSTTDDSLYPIAVLIDELKNEDVQLRLNSIKKLSTIALALGVERTRSELIPFLTETIYDEDEVLLALAEQLGTFTPLVGGPEFVHCLLPPLESLATVEETVVRDKAVESLRNIASQHSPADLEAYFVRLVQRLAAGDWFTSRTSACGLFSVCYTRVSPAIKAELRNHFRNLCQDDTPMVRRSAASKLGEFAKVVEVEYLKSDLIPMFVILAQDEQASSDSVRLLAVEACVSIATLLQQEDVEQLVMPTLRRCTGDTSWRVRYMVADKFTDLQKAVGQEITKTDLVPAFQALLKDTEAEVRAAAANKVRDFCQNLDQFNQESIIMTNVLPYVKELVADPNQHVKSALASVIMGLSPILGKHNTIEHLLPLFLSQLKDECPEVRLNIISNLDCVNEVIGIQQLSQSLLPAIVELAEDSKWRVRLAIIEYMPLLAGQLGVEFFDEKLNSLCMTWLVDHVYAIREAATLNLKKLVEKFGPEWAQNTVIPKVLAMSRDQNYLHRMTCLFCINVLAEVCGPDITTKVMLPTVLAMANDNVANVRFNVAKTLQRIGPYLEASAVQTQVKPVLDKLNTDSDVDVKYFASEAIAGIAA, encoded by the exons ATGGCAGCAAGCGACTCTACCACCGACGACAGCCTCTACCCAATTGCTGTTTTGAtcgatgaattgaaaaatgaagatgTTCAG CTACGTTTGAACTCGATCAAGAAATTGTCTACCATTGCTCTTGCGTTGGGTGTTGAGCGCACACGCAGTGAGCTAATACCATTTTTAACTGAAACAATCTATGATGAGGATGAAGTGCTCTTAGCCCTTGCTGAACAGCTGGGAACATTCACTCCTCTTGTAGGAGGTCCGGAATTCGTTCACTGTCTTTTG CCTCCGCTAGAATCACTAGCAACGGTAGAAGAGACAGTTGTGCGTGACAAAGCGGTTGAATCGCTGCGCAATATCGCAAGCCAGCACAGTCCCGCAGATTTAGAAGCTTACTTTGTCCGCTTGGTACAACGTCTTGCAGCTGGAGACTGGTTCACATCACGAACATCTGCATGTGGCCTTTTCAGCGTCTGCTACACTCGCGTCAGTCCAGCAATCAAAG cgGAACTGCGAAATCACTTCCGCAATCTGTGCCAAGATGATACCCCGATGGTCAGACGATCAGCGGCTTCCAAACTGGGTGAATTTGCCAAAGTCGTTGAGGTTGAGTACTTGAAATCAGACTTGATCCCTATGTTCGTCATCCTCGCCCAAGATGAACAGGCAAGTTCG GACTCGGTACGTTTACTGGCAGTCGAAGCTTGTGTTAGCATCGCTACCCTATTACAACAAGAGGACGTAGAGCAATTGGTTATGCCAACGCTTCGCCGTTGCACAGGCGACACATCGTGGAGGGTACGGTACATGGTTGCAGATAAATTCACGGAT CTTCAAAAAGCAGTTGGCCAGGAGATCACAAAGACGGATCTAGTTCCAGCATTCCAAGCACTGCTCAAAGATACCGAGGCAGAAGTTAGAGCTGCTGCTGCGAACAAAGTTCGCGACTTTTGCCAGAACCTGGACCAGTTTAATCAAGAATCGATCATCATGACGAATGTCTTACCATATGTAAAGGAATTGGTCGCCGATCCCAATCAACATGTCAAATCCGCTCTGGCCAGCGTCATTATGGGTTTAAGCCCTATTCTTGGAAAGCAcaa cACGATTGAGCATCTTTTGCCATTATTCTTGTCACAATTAAAAGATGAATGTCCTGAAGTTCGTCTAAATATCATCAGTAATTTGGATTGCGTGAATGAAGTGATTGGTATTCAGCAACTTTCCCAATCTTTGTTACCGGCAATAGTTGAATTGGCAGAAGATTCGAAGTGGCGAGTGCGCCTAGCAATCATCGA ATACATGCCTTTATTAGCTGGACAGCTGGGTGTTGAGTTTTTTGATGAGAAACTAAATTCACTCTGTATGACCTGGCTAGTGGATCACGTGTACGCAATTCGCGAAGCGGCCActctaaatttgaaaaaactagTCGAGAAATTTGGACCTGAATGGGCTCAGAACACTGTAATCCCCAAAGTTTTGGCTATGTCGAGAGATCAAAATTACCTCCACAGGATGACTTGCCTGTTTTGCATCAAT GTATTAGCAGAAGTGTGTGGTCCTGACATAACGACAAAAGTCATGTTACCCACAGTACTGGCGATGGCTAATGATAATGTAGCCAATGTGAGATTTAACGTCGCTAAAACTCTACAGCGTATCGGGCCTTACCTAGAAGCAAGCGCGGTACAGACCCAAGTTAAACCAGTTCTCGACAAATTGAACACAGATAGCGATGTGGATGTTAAGTATTTTGCCTCTGAAGCTATTGCTGGTATTGCAG cgtaG